The uncultured Fibrobacter sp. region CCAAAAGCAGACTTTTCGTCGCCATAGACAGACGTAAATAAGCGCCAACACCGCGAACACAAACCCCATGCCAGTGCATGCATTCGGGTTCGACACGACCCTCGGCAACGTCCTTTTCGCCTCGACATTCCTCGCGACCGATATGATGAGCGAACTCTACGGCAAAAGGGAAGCGAGCCGCTGCGTTAAGATAGGCTTTCCACATTGGTAAGCCAGCTGATTAACGTGATTGCCTTCAACCTGCTCGCCTTCGCAGGAACATTCCCGTGGAAAACTCTCGGTGAAATCCTTATTCTCGGTTACGCCATCTTTATCGTGACATCGCTAATGGACACACCGTTCGTTTACCTTGCCCGAAGAATCGCCGAAAAGCATCCGGACCTGCTGAAGAACTAACGAACGACATTCTTAAAGTCATTCTTGGTCGACTTTAGGAGCGAAGGAATCCTGGGTATGTTCCCTAAAAATTTCCTTCGGCAGTTCCTTGCCCTGCTTTTTCCAGGAGCTATATTCTGCAGTCGCCGTAAAGATGACATCCGTCGAAGAATTTAGGGCTGTTTCGAGGCTGTCCTGCACCACGCTGATCATAAGGCCCACAGCCACCACCTGCATGGCAATGTCCGAAGAAATTCCTAAAGGGGCACAAGCAAGAGGGATCAAGAGCAGAGAGCCCCCCGTCACGCCACCCGCCCCACAGGCGGAAAGCGTTGCAAACAGGCACACGACCAGGGCACTCGTAAAGCTGACCTGTATTCCAAGGGTATGCGCCGCGGCAAGCGTCATGATCGCAATGGTAATGGCGGCCCCGCTCATATTAATCGTCGCCCCTAGCGGAATGGACACCGAATAAAGCTTGCGGTCAAGTTCCAACTTTTTGCAAAGCGCCATGTTCACGGGGATATTCGCCGCCGAACTGCGCATAAAGAATGCCGTCACGCCAGAACTCTTGTAGCAACGCAGAATCAGGGGGAAAGGATCTCGACGAAGTACAACCCCCACAATGAGAGGTGTCACGACAAAAGCCATAAAGAGCATCGTTCCCACCAGCAAAAGAATCAGCGAACCATACGTCTTGAAAATTTCGATACCGTTCGTAGAAACCGACGTAAACATAATTCCCATAATGCCGAAGGGCGCAAGGTTGATAATCCAGCGCACCACCAGGGAAACGGCATTCGCCAAGTCGCGAAGGACCGCAAAAGTCGTATCGCTCGACATCTTCTTCAGCGCAAAACCAAGACACATCCCCCATACCAAAATACCGATATAGTTGGCATCGACAATGGCCGCCAGCGGATTCGACACCGCACGGACGAGCAGGTTATGGAGGACATCTAAAATATCCGTTGGCGGAGCCCCCGTCTCTACGGCATTTACCAGGTACAATTTCTGCGGACAAAACGTCCCTGCCAGCACGGCGACTACAGACGCAAGTGTCGTACTGACCAGATACAACAAAATCACTTTCGCAAAACGACGGTCTAAATGCGATTTTCCTAGCGAAAGGGAACAAACGATCAATATAAAGACCAGTATCGGGGCGACCGCCTTGAGCGCGCTCACGAAAATGACACCCAGTTCCCCGATCCACTTTTGTGAGGGCAGCAGTAAGCCGAAGATGGCTCCCCAAAAAATGGCAATCACTATACGTAGCACCAAATTCGAACTATTATATGTTTTTACCCATCCGTGTATTTTCATTACAACCTTCTTTTTTACAGATGTAATATAAATATAAATTTGCCGTTTTTGCAAAAAAAACGCAAGGCGAGCAAGAAAACACCTCCATTTTCCAAAAGTTGCTTTCGCAAATCCGCCCCGATGAACTAAATTTTTGCGCGAAATGTTTTTTACGGTGCTCACATACCTGGTCATCGGCCTTTTGGCAGTGTTTGGACTATTCTATATAGTCCTCGAAGTCCGTTTTTTCCGGGCTCTAGGCAGCGTACGCACTGGCACGTCCGACGTGGAACCGCCACCCAAGGTGAGTATCCTGATTTCGGCGCGAAACGAATCCGCCGGAATTCGCGAAACACTGGACTCGGTTCTTGCACAGGACTACCGTGGAGACTGGGACGTGTGGGTCGCCGACGACAGAAGCGATGACGACACCCCGACGATTCTCGCCGAATACGCCGCCAAGAACCCTAGACTGCATGTTCTAACCATCAAGGAAATTCCCGAAGGCGTAAGCCCCAAAAAACACGCTCTATCGCAACTTATAGAGGCCTGCGAAGGCGAAATCCTATGCCTTACGGACGCCGACTGCCTCGTAAAGCCTACCTGGGTTTCGGGAATTATAGCCGAATTTGAACCTGGAATCGAACTGGTTGCCGGACACTCCTACATTCCGACCGTTCCCGGAAAATCGAGTCTACTGATATGCATGCAGGCGGTAGAAACCCTGATTTACCGCGTGGCAGGAACCGCAGGGCTTGCCATGAGGCTCCCGCTCACCAGCACCGGCAACAACCTCGCCTACCGCAAGAGTTTCTTCAAGAGCGTGCATGGATTCGACAACGTGATTAAAATCCAGAGCGGCGACGACGACCTGCTGATGCAAAAACTCGCCGCAGACCGCCCATGGGCCATGCGCTACTGCATCGCGGAATCCACCTTCGTGACGACAAACGGCAAGGAAACGCTGAAGGAACTCTGGGAACAGCGCAAGCGCTGGGCTTCGAAGACTATATACTATACACCGAAAATCGTGTTCGTACTCAGCATGGTGTTCCTTTTCCTTACGATGCTGTGTGTCGCGGCGGTGCTTTCACCGTTCAGCTTTGCAGTCTTTATCGCAACCCTTAGCGCATTTGTCGCCAAGTGCATTGGCGATTCGATCTTAATACTCCGCGGGCTTCGGATATTCAGGCAACAGCACCTGTTAAAATGGTGCATTCCCGTCGAATTTATTCACGCCCCCTTTACCGTGCTGGCCGTGCTTTTTGGCCTGTTCGGACGATTTAAATGGAAATAAAGATGGCAACTACGACAAAAAAAGCAACTACGACTAAAACGACCGCAACCAAGACCGCCGCTAAAACGGCAAAGACTGTGACCAAAACAGCCGCAACAAAAAAGACGGTCGCCGCAGGTGAAGGCAAGACCCTGATTATCGCCGAAAAACCGAGTGTCGCCCTCGACCTGGTTCGCGTGCTCGGCCAAAAGAACTTCAAGAACGAAAAGACGCATTACGAAAGCGATACCACCATCGTGAGCCATGCCATCGGCCACCTGGTCGAAATCGCCGACCCGAAAGAAATCGACGAAAAGTACAAGAAATGGGAAATGAGCACGCTCCCCATGCTTCCGAAGGAATTCCCGCTGGTCGCAACGCCTGCCACCCGCGGACAGCTTTCCGCCTTAAGCAAACTCATCAAGCGTAAGGACGTGACGACCATCGTGAACGCATGCGATGCGGGCCGCGAAGGTGAACTGATTTTCTTCTATATATTACAGTACGTGCTCAAGGGCAAGTTCACGGGCAAGACCATCAAGCGCCTGTGGATGCAGAGCATGACCCCGGCCGCCATCAAGGATGCGTTCGAAAACATGCGCGACGGCGCCGAAATGGAAAACCTGAAGGCCGCAGCCCTTTGCCGTAGCGAAGCCGACTGGCTGATCGGCATGAACGGAAGCCGCGGCCTTACCGCCTACAATAGCAGTATGGGCGGATTCCAAGTGACTCCGTGCGGACGTGTGCAGACGCCGACGCTTGCCATTATCGTGAACCGCGAAGAAGAACGCCTGCAGTTCGTGCCGCAAAAGTTCTGGACCGTGGAAGCCGAATTCGACAACGACGGCAGCCACTACCAGGGCAAGTGGTTCACCACCAGCAAGGAAGACGGCAAGGACAAGGTCAAGCAGATTTTTGACGAAGCCCGCGTCAAAGAGATTCTCGCGAAATGCAAGGGCAAGGCAGGAACCGTCGAAGAGACTTCCGCCCCCTCGCTCCAGAAGTGCGGTCCGCTGTACGACTTGACGACGCTCCAGCGCGAAGCGAACAATCGCTTTGGCTTTAGCGCGAAGACGACCCTTTCGATTGCGCAGGCTCTGTACGAACGCCACAAGGCGACCACCTACCCGCGTACCGACAGCCGTTGCCTGCCCGAAGACTACGTGGCCCCGGTGAAGGCAACCCTCGGCAAAATCGAAGGCCCGCTCACCAAGTTTGCAGAAACCGCACTCAAGAACAACTGGGTCGTGAAGACGCCCAAGGTGTTCGATAACTCCAAGATTTCGGACCACTTCGCCATTATCCCCACCGGCGTGATGCCCTCGGGACTCACCGAAGCCGAACAGAAGATTTTCACGATGATTTGCCAGCGATTCATCGCCGTATTCTTCCCGCCAGCCAAGTACGAAAACACCACCCGCGTAACAACCGTCGAGGGCGAAACCTTCCTCACCGAAGGCAAGGTGCTCATCGATCCGGGTTTCAAGGCCGTGTACGGCAAGGACAGCGATGACGAATCGAGCATTCCGGCACTCAAGGGCAAGTCCGCCAAGACGGTCGCCCTCGAAGAAAAAGAAGACTTTACCAAGCCGCCTGCACACTACACCGAAAGCACGCTCCTTTCCATGATGGAAAGCGCCGGTAAGTTGGTGGAAGACGAAGAACTCCGCGACGCCATGAAGGAACGCGGCCTTGGAACGCCGGCAACGCGCGCCGCCATTATCGAAAAGCTCGTCAGCGACAAGTACGTGGTTCGCGACGGCAAGGACATGATCCCGACCGCGAAGGCATTCGACCTTATCAAGGTCTTGAAGGCAATGGACATCGAGGCGCTCACCAGCCCGGAACTCACCGGCAACTGGGAATACAAGATGGAGCAAATCGAGAAGGGCAAGGAAACCCGCGAAAAGTTCATGGAAGGCATCGTCGACATGACGCGCACCATGGTCAAAAACATCAAGGGTTTCAAGGAAGAAAGCACCACCGGCGAAGCCCCGTTTAGCCCCGTGAACGGCAAGAAGGTCTTTGAGACCGTGAGCCGCTACACCACCGAAGACGGCATCGTGATTCGCAAGATGATCGGCGGCAAGCGTCTTACGCCTGAAGAAATCACCGAGCTCTTGACCAACCGCAAGATTGGCCCGCTCACCGGATTCCGCAGCAAGCGCGGTTCCGAATTCTCGGCAGTCGTCATCATCAACGACGAAAACAAGATCGAGTTCGTATTCGACGAAAAGCCCGAAGAAGTGGAAGTTGGCGAAGTCGTCGGAAAGTCCCCCGTTGACGGTTCGGACGTCTACGAAACCATGACCGGTTACGTAAGCGAATCCTACCTGAAAAAAGAACCCAGCGGAATCACGCTTCCGAAGATTCTCCTGGGCAAGGAACTTTCGCCCGACATCATCAAGACGCTGCTCGCCGGCGAAAAGACGGCGCTCATCAAGGGTTTCCGCAGCAACAAGACGCACCGGAATTTCGACGCCTACCTGAAGCTCGAAAAAGGAAAAATCAAGTTCGAATTTCCGCCGCGCGAGTTCAAGCCCCGCCGCTTTGGCAAGAAAAAAGATGCATAAGGAATAGATTGCTTCGCTGCGCTCACAATGACATAAAAGACTACGTCATTGCGAGGAGTGTAACAAGCCTGTCCTGAGTTTGTCGAAGGAAAGCAATCCAAAAAAGAACATGCAAGAGAGATCTTACACTTATATTCTTTTTAATAAACCTAATGGTACTCTATATACAGGAGTTACCTCTAATCTTGTTAAAAGAATGCAAGAGCATAAATCTCTTCTCAAAGGTTTCACTAAGAAATACAATGTTACAAAACTAGGATACTTTGAAGAACACACTTCTATAATTAATGCAATAGAAAGAGAAAAGAAAATTAAGGGCGGTTCTAGAGCTAAAAAAATTGAACTTATAAAAAGCATGAATCCTGAATGGAAAGATTTATTTGATGGTTTTAATTTGTAGTTCATGGATTGCTTCGCCTTTCAGGCTCGCAATGACGTGGGAGCCGAGAGCAGCGGCAAAGCTTGCTTTGACATTGCCGAGGCGAACCAGTCATGCACTTTGTGCAATGACGTATAGAAAAATAATCACATTTCTTTTTGCATTGGCCATAAGCGCTTTTGCGGAAGAGTCTCAGGACGAGATTCATTTTGTACCGTTGAATTCGCTGACAGAATCCGTAGCGGAACAAGTCGGTGACACCAATGCGGCCGTAAACGCAGCAGCAAGTGAGCCCGAGAACAGTTCGGCAGCAGCCATGCCGTACACCGCCGAAGCCTTGCCGCAAAACGATTCGGCAGAAACGCCTTACGGACTCCCCCGCGAGCTCTTGCCGCTGTGGGATTCCATGACAATCAAGCAGAAGGCCGCGCAGATGGTCATGGTGTACCTCACCTCGTCGCAGTTCATTATCGAAAACGAAATCGGCGGAGTGCTTATCACAGGCCAGCACCTTCGCTCCGCAAAACGCTACCTGAACACGATGGCCGAAATCGACTCCGGCCTAAGAATCCCGCTCGTCGTCGCCACGGACCAAGAAGGCGGAATCGTCAACCGACTGGCCTCTTACTCCGATACATGGCGAGGCGTTCCCAGCGCACTGGAAATGCGACGCATGGATTCGACAGACATCCACTCGCTCGCCAACAAAATCGGAAGCGCACTGAAAGAACTCAAAATAAACATGAACCTGGCTCCCGTTCTTGACCCTTCTAAAGACAGCCGCGGCAAGAATTCGTTCATGGAAGAAAGCCGCCGCTCCTGGGGCAACGACACCACAAACGCATTCAAAGTAAGAGCATTCGTCAAGGGCATGAGCGAAAACGGAGTCGTCTGCGTATCCAAGCATTTTCCGGGTTACGATTCCTGGACCAACAGCGACCACCAAATTGCCGTGAGCGCAACCCCCAGGGCAAAGATTGCAAAGAACGTGAGCTTCTTCAAGACACTCGCAAACGACATTCCCGTGACCATGATGAGCAGCGTAAGCTTTGTGCGCATTTCAAGCCGTCCCGCCGTATTCGAGCCGAAAATTGTCAAAATGGCCCGCGACATGTCTCCCGAGACCGTCATATTGACCGACGACCTGTGGGGAGTAAGCCTCCGCGCCTGGATTAGCGGCAACGAACGCGTGCGTAGCAAGAACTACCCCGCCAAGGATTTCAGAAAACTCGTGCGCACCGCCTTGATGGCCGGCAACGACATGTTCATGATTACCTACTCGTCAAAAGCGGTAGAAATGATCAACTACCTGGACGCACTATCCAAACAAAGTAAATACTACAAGCAACGTATCGAAGAATCCTCCGCCCGCATCTTAAAGATGAAATACCGGGCGGGAATTATCAAGTAGCGTCTAATGATACAGGACGTTACTGGACGTCATTCGGCAGGATTCCCGATTCGCGGGCTTTCTCGATATCGACAATTTCAGATTCACCAGACTTAAAGTTGCCATTTTCAACTTCATCTTTGTATAAAAGTTTTGCAGCGATTTCATCAATCATTGCCGTGATGGAATCCGCCATCGGAGTCACCCATACACTATACCACGAATAAATACGACTTTTTTCTTCCATAATGGATTCCGCGCCAAAGACTTGCATCGGATTAATCGTTATCGGCTTGGACTCCGAATGAAACAAAATGTAAAGTTGATATTAAGGACCACATAATCAAAGGGTTTCACGACATCGGTAATCGTCGTCGTATCGGTAAAACAGGTTTTCCTTATGATTTTTTGTCATTCGACAGCTCCCCGCCATAACGGCATTTAATCTTTTAACACCACAAAAGTCAGCCCTGCAAAAAAAACGCAAAAGCACAGACTTTCGCGTTTAAATACAAATGGAAATTTACAAGATGTCTATTATTTTTCGTTACACCACTTTCGCTTTCTTCGGATTTGTGATGTTTTTTACTTCCTTGAGCAGGCGATCGGGCCCCACCTTATTGTAGGCGAGTTTCAGGATTTCCGCCGCCGCCATCGCATCGTCCAGGGCACGGTGGTGATTGAACTCCGGCAGTTCCAGCGACTCCGTTAATTTATGCAGGCTGTAGCTTGGAAGTCCCGGGAAAAAGCGACGCGAAATCTTTACCGTGCAAAGTCTCGGCGGGTCGATCTTGATGCATGCGCGTCGAAGTTCTGTCCGCATAAACTTGATATCGTACTGCACATTATGCGCAACGAAAATACGGTCCTGCAAAAGTTCCGCCACTTCTTCGGCGATGGAGGCAAACTGGGGCTTTCCGCGCACCATTTCGTCGGTAATTCCCGTGAGGTTCTGCACAAAGGGCTGTATCGGCATGCCGGGGTCCACCAACGCCGAATACGTCTTAACGACCTCACAATCATCCAGGAGCACAATACCTATCTCGGTAATGCGCCCCACTTCGGCAGTGCCGCCCGTCGTTTCAAGATCCACTACAGCAAATTTCATTGTACAAAACCAAAACAGATTTCTTTGCTAAACGCGCAAAGACGTCAATCATCATCCCACACACCTGAAACTAGAAACCTATCTTACCGGGATATCAAATTCCAATGTCTGGCGGGCAGATTCGCTGACGACCTTCGCCTTGAGTACCTTGGACTTGGGCTTTGCGTAAAGAGGCACCACCATCAGATTCGAAATGCCACGGTCTTCGCTCGGAGTGGCTTCGCTATCGCGCGCCGTCTGCGAAAAAATCGGAGACTTTCCCTTGTCGTAAATCGAATATGTCAGTTCGCGAACAAAGCCCTTCTTGATCTGTTCGGTAGGCACCTGGAAATACACGATACCGCCCTTGGGAACCTTGCGCAAGCTGTCACGAATTTCCTCTTCGGTCGCAAGTTCGCCTTCCATCATCATGCGAACATCCTTCTTGAGCTTATCGACGCTCTCGTAGTTGATCGTGATTTGGAACTTGGCGTCTTCGGGAATCGCACTCGGACGCACATCGCGAATCTTCGCGTTATTCTGATAATATTCCCAGCGACCGTTATCGTGCAGTAGAACGGTAGAACCGTTCGAAGTCGTCGCGATAATGTCTGCGGCAGACGCACACGCGGCGGCACAGAATGCCACCAGGGAAAGCGATCTTGCCCATTTACACACCCGATCCCATTTCATAAGATACCTCTTCTTAATGAATTACCGCACGGTTACAAAACCGTGCGGCCCCTTATCCTTTTTTTATTTCTGCAAGTTGAGGCTTGCGTTAGCGGCACCGTACAGGCTGATGCTGTAATCCTTGATGACATACACCGGAATCTTGTTCAGCAGCGGACGAATGTTCGGGTTGTAGTTCTTTTCGAAATACTTCATGAACAGGTTGTCGCGTTCAAGCCAGCGAAGGTCTTTCTGCACCGTACCACCGGCCAGGTAGAAACCGCCGAGAGGCAGGAACAGCGTTGCGGCGTCGCTTGCAAAGCGGGCAAGCATCTTCACGAAAAGGCGCATCATTTCGGCGGCAACCGGATCGGTGTCGCTTGCGCGGCTGATGTACTTCGGGCGATCGTTCGGTTCGGTTTCTTCAATCTTCTTGAAGGCATCGTTATCGGGAACGCCACGGGTTTCCTTCCACCATTCGTACATGTTGCGGAGCCCCATGCCGGACACGAGCGGTTCGACACCCGGAACCGTACCGATCTTCTTTTCCATGTAGTCGTGGAATTCCTGCGAATCCTTGTCGAACGGGGCAAACGTAGAATGTCCGCCTTCGGAGCAGGCCGGAATGTACTTTTCGCCGTCAAATGCGAGGAAACCCACACCCATGCCGGTACCCGGACCGATGACGGCCTTGGTCGTCTTCTGGGGAGCGGGAGTGCTACCGTCGGTGTGCACCAGCTTGTGAATCTGGGCGGGGTCATCGACATCGAGAGTCGGGATGCCGTAGCTAATGGCCATGAAGTCGTTGATGACGAGAGTCGGGATGCCGGTTGCAGCAGCCAGGGCTTCGCCATCGACGCACCACGGAAGGTTCGTCATGACACACTTGTTGTTGCATACGGGGCCTGCAGCACTGATGCAAATGTGGGACGGCTTAAGGTCAGCGCGGCTTTCGGCTGCAATCTTAAGCGTTTCACGAATCGGGGCTTCAAGACCATCGATATCCTTGGACGGGCAGTCCGTTTCCAGAATCAAGGTAAACTTGCCGTCCTTGTAGCCCACCAGGCCAAGGTTCGTATTCGTGCCACCAATATCGCCAGCCAAAACGAGGCGGTCAAACTTTGCATCGGGATTAAGCCATTTAATTTCCATAAAAAAACTCCATGTTTATACAAGGAAGAATATAGTAAAGCGATTAAGGTTACAGGTTGTAGGTAACAGGTTACAGGATTATTATAGCGACTTCGTCGCCTTATAAAACTCCCATAATAATATACGTTGAAAAAACTGACGCCTGATCCCTGAGACCTAACGCCTAAAGTTTAATCACAGATCGCATTTCAAGGGCTTGTCGCTACGTTTTTCGCGACCGCATTTCGGCTCGTTTTTCAGGAACTGTTCCAGTTTTACGCCATCCAGGTATCCCCGGATTAAGGAATTCAGTTCTTTCCACACAGGAAGCGTCACACAAAAATCTGCACGTTCGCAAGAATTTTCGGCATCATCGAGACAGGCCACCGGTGCCATCGAGGTTTCTACCATCGAAAGGACCTGCCACACGCTACATTCAGAGGGATCGCAATTCAGCCGGTAGCCCCCTGCCTTGCCACGGACACCCGTCAAGAGCTTACCGCGAACAAGGGCGCCCAAAATGCCTTCGAGATACTTTTCGGAAATCTGCTCCCGTTCGGCAAGTTCCTGCAATTTCACATAATCGTCCCTGCCGTTCTTAGCAAGGTCAATCATCACGCGGAGCGCGTAGCGTCCTTTAGTCGAAATCCTCACCCCTATTCTCCTAGATATTCCACCGCAAAGATCAAAGTCGAGCCACCGGGGATGGGGCCTGCACCGCGGGCACCGTAACCGAGTCCTGGGGGCACCACCAAGATTCTCTTTTCACCGGGGAGCATTCCCTGCACGCCAAGTTCCCAGCCGCGAATCACGCGACCGGCACCCAGCGTAAAGGCAAACGCCTGTCCACGATCACGGGAACTGTCGAACTTGTAGCCGTTCGTGAGCCAGCCCGTGTAATGCACCTTCGCCACGTTACCCTTCTGCGCAGGTTCGCCTTCGCCCTGCTTGATAATCGCATAGCGAAGTCCCTCGGAGCCGTTTTCAAGCGTCAGGGTCGTCGTATCGGGGAAGAAATCCATATTCGCGACAACGGCTTCGTCCACTTCGGAGCTTACCAGTTCCACGCGGAAAACCAGAGTCGAATTCGACGGAATCATCGAGTAGGCCGTTGCGCCATAACCCATGGCAGGCGACACGCGGAACCAGCGGACGCCGCCTTCGCGCATTCCTTCGAGGCCCACTTCCCAGCCCTTGATCATCTTGCCGGCGCCCATCACCACGGAGAGCGGCTTGCCAATATCCTTAGAAGAACCGAACTTGCGGCCCGAAAGAAGCCAGCCCGTATAATGCGTCTTGAGCACGGAACCCACCATGGCGGGCTTTCCGCCACCGACCTTTTCGTCGTAGATTTTAAGCCCCTTGGCCGCTTCGCGCCACTTGAGAGCCTCGACATTTTTCGGGAACACATCGGGTTCCATCGGCGGATCGGCACTTACCAGTTCCACGATAAAGAACAAGTCCGAATACTCGGGAACGCCTTCCAGGGAATTTTCGCCATAACCCATCTGGTAAGGCACATACAGTTTGCGGACTTCGCCCGGTTTCATGCCGACAAGTCCCTTTTCCCAACCCTGGATCACGAGTCCCACACCGAGCGTAAACTCGAGCGGTTCGCCCCCCGTGTACGATTCCGAGAACAGCCTGAAACGGCTATCCGAGGGGACAGGGGCAATCGAATCCACAAAGGTCTTAGGAAGGGCTGTAGAATCCAGAGCAGAATCGGCAACCGCGGGCACCTGCGCTACGGTATCGACCGGAGCCTTGGAATCCTTCTTCGACTTGGATTTGTTCTTCTTATTCTTCGCAGACTTGTCCAGGAGGGCAGTCGTGTCAACTTTTGTCACACCCGCAACCTGGTCGGAGTTAAAGTCGTTTGCAAGGCGAAGGGAATCGACAAGGCGGAGCGAATCGGCAAGGCGAGCCTTTTCCGCCAAAATTTTCACACTGTCCAAAAAAACGTAACTTTTGTAATGAACCCGGATAAGCTGACCTGCCCGAATGGTGTCTCCAGTACCCTCCCTGACTGTTTCCACCTTGAAAGGGATAGCAAAACAGGCACTACACATCAGCAATACAAGAAAAATCTTCAATTTCGACATAAAATCTCCTGCACCACAATTTAGAAAATGCTAGTTTTTGAGAGTAACGAATAATTCCAAATGGAATAAAATATGCTATCAGTCATTATCGTCATTGCGATTATTGTCTTATCTGTGATACTCGCCGCCATCGGTGCGTACGTCATTATCCATAGTTCCGACGAAAAGGACGAACCCAAGCGCGTCATCGATGTTTCCGGCCAGTACGCCGTAGTCGTTCGCCCCGCCCGCGAATCCCTGACAGCGGTCAAGCCCTCCGAGGCCTCGCTCAGGTCCTGGCTCGACACCCAGAATATCCCCGCCGAAAAGAAAGAAGAACTGATCGCCAATTGGAACGCCTCGATGGAAGCGACCATCCGCACCATCGACGAAGGCGACAAGAACGGCACCGCCACCTACCGTATCGAACTGGGCCCCAAGGGCAAGCAATACGTTAAGTTCGTGAGCGACGAG contains the following coding sequences:
- a CDS encoding VUT family protein, which produces MPVHAFGFDTTLGNVLFASTFLATDMMSELYGKREASRCVKIGFPHW
- a CDS encoding VUT family protein is translated as MVSQLINVIAFNLLAFAGTFPWKTLGEILILGYAIFIVTSLMDTPFVYLARRIAEKHPDLLKN
- the sstT gene encoding serine/threonine transporter SstT, which gives rise to MKIHGWVKTYNSSNLVLRIVIAIFWGAIFGLLLPSQKWIGELGVIFVSALKAVAPILVFILIVCSLSLGKSHLDRRFAKVILLYLVSTTLASVVAVLAGTFCPQKLYLVNAVETGAPPTDILDVLHNLLVRAVSNPLAAIVDANYIGILVWGMCLGFALKKMSSDTTFAVLRDLANAVSLVVRWIINLAPFGIMGIMFTSVSTNGIEIFKTYGSLILLLVGTMLFMAFVVTPLIVGVVLRRDPFPLILRCYKSSGVTAFFMRSSAANIPVNMALCKKLELDRKLYSVSIPLGATINMSGAAITIAIMTLAAAHTLGIQVSFTSALVVCLFATLSACGAGGVTGGSLLLIPLACAPLGISSDIAMQVVAVGLMISVVQDSLETALNSSTDVIFTATAEYSSWKKQGKELPKEIFREHTQDSFAPKVDQE
- a CDS encoding glycosyltransferase, whose amino-acid sequence is MFFTVLTYLVIGLLAVFGLFYIVLEVRFFRALGSVRTGTSDVEPPPKVSILISARNESAGIRETLDSVLAQDYRGDWDVWVADDRSDDDTPTILAEYAAKNPRLHVLTIKEIPEGVSPKKHALSQLIEACEGEILCLTDADCLVKPTWVSGIIAEFEPGIELVAGHSYIPTVPGKSSLLICMQAVETLIYRVAGTAGLAMRLPLTSTGNNLAYRKSFFKSVHGFDNVIKIQSGDDDLLMQKLAADRPWAMRYCIAESTFVTTNGKETLKELWEQRKRWASKTIYYTPKIVFVLSMVFLFLTMLCVAAVLSPFSFAVFIATLSAFVAKCIGDSILILRGLRIFRQQHLLKWCIPVEFIHAPFTVLAVLFGLFGRFKWK
- a CDS encoding DNA topoisomerase III yields the protein MATTTKKATTTKTTATKTAAKTAKTVTKTAATKKTVAAGEGKTLIIAEKPSVALDLVRVLGQKNFKNEKTHYESDTTIVSHAIGHLVEIADPKEIDEKYKKWEMSTLPMLPKEFPLVATPATRGQLSALSKLIKRKDVTTIVNACDAGREGELIFFYILQYVLKGKFTGKTIKRLWMQSMTPAAIKDAFENMRDGAEMENLKAAALCRSEADWLIGMNGSRGLTAYNSSMGGFQVTPCGRVQTPTLAIIVNREEERLQFVPQKFWTVEAEFDNDGSHYQGKWFTTSKEDGKDKVKQIFDEARVKEILAKCKGKAGTVEETSAPSLQKCGPLYDLTTLQREANNRFGFSAKTTLSIAQALYERHKATTYPRTDSRCLPEDYVAPVKATLGKIEGPLTKFAETALKNNWVVKTPKVFDNSKISDHFAIIPTGVMPSGLTEAEQKIFTMICQRFIAVFFPPAKYENTTRVTTVEGETFLTEGKVLIDPGFKAVYGKDSDDESSIPALKGKSAKTVALEEKEDFTKPPAHYTESTLLSMMESAGKLVEDEELRDAMKERGLGTPATRAAIIEKLVSDKYVVRDGKDMIPTAKAFDLIKVLKAMDIEALTSPELTGNWEYKMEQIEKGKETREKFMEGIVDMTRTMVKNIKGFKEESTTGEAPFSPVNGKKVFETVSRYTTEDGIVIRKMIGGKRLTPEEITELLTNRKIGPLTGFRSKRGSEFSAVVIINDENKIEFVFDEKPEEVEVGEVVGKSPVDGSDVYETMTGYVSESYLKKEPSGITLPKILLGKELSPDIIKTLLAGEKTALIKGFRSNKTHRNFDAYLKLEKGKIKFEFPPREFKPRRFGKKKDA
- a CDS encoding GIY-YIG nuclease family protein; its protein translation is MQERSYTYILFNKPNGTLYTGVTSNLVKRMQEHKSLLKGFTKKYNVTKLGYFEEHTSIINAIEREKKIKGGSRAKKIELIKSMNPEWKDLFDGFNL
- a CDS encoding glycoside hydrolase family 3 N-terminal domain-containing protein, whose translation is MNSLTESVAEQVGDTNAAVNAAASEPENSSAAAMPYTAEALPQNDSAETPYGLPRELLPLWDSMTIKQKAAQMVMVYLTSSQFIIENEIGGVLITGQHLRSAKRYLNTMAEIDSGLRIPLVVATDQEGGIVNRLASYSDTWRGVPSALEMRRMDSTDIHSLANKIGSALKELKINMNLAPVLDPSKDSRGKNSFMEESRRSWGNDTTNAFKVRAFVKGMSENGVVCVSKHFPGYDSWTNSDHQIAVSATPRAKIAKNVSFFKTLANDIPVTMMSSVSFVRISSRPAVFEPKIVKMARDMSPETVILTDDLWGVSLRAWISGNERVRSKNYPAKDFRKLVRTALMAGNDMFMITYSSKAVEMINYLDALSKQSKYYKQRIEESSARILKMKYRAGIIK
- a CDS encoding PolC-type DNA polymerase III codes for the protein MKFAVVDLETTGGTAEVGRITEIGIVLLDDCEVVKTYSALVDPGMPIQPFVQNLTGITDEMVRGKPQFASIAEEVAELLQDRIFVAHNVQYDIKFMRTELRRACIKIDPPRLCTVKISRRFFPGLPSYSLHKLTESLELPEFNHHRALDDAMAAAEILKLAYNKVGPDRLLKEVKNITNPKKAKVV
- a CDS encoding glucokinase encodes the protein MEIKWLNPDAKFDRLVLAGDIGGTNTNLGLVGYKDGKFTLILETDCPSKDIDGLEAPIRETLKIAAESRADLKPSHICISAAGPVCNNKCVMTNLPWCVDGEALAAATGIPTLVINDFMAISYGIPTLDVDDPAQIHKLVHTDGSTPAPQKTTKAVIGPGTGMGVGFLAFDGEKYIPACSEGGHSTFAPFDKDSQEFHDYMEKKIGTVPGVEPLVSGMGLRNMYEWWKETRGVPDNDAFKKIEETEPNDRPKYISRASDTDPVAAEMMRLFVKMLARFASDAATLFLPLGGFYLAGGTVQKDLRWLERDNLFMKYFEKNYNPNIRPLLNKIPVYVIKDYSISLYGAANASLNLQK